The Streptomyces sp. NBC_00306 sequence CACGTTCGCCGCCGGTGACACCGGCAAGAGCACCGGCCCTACGGCGGTGTCGCGAAGCCAGAACTCCGAAGAGGGGCAGGGCAGCACCACCATCGCCGATGTCGTGGTCCAGAAGATCGCCGGAATCGCCACCCGCGAGGTACCCGGCGTGTACCAGCTGGGCGGTGGCGCGTCACGTGCGTACGGCGCGATGAAGGGACGGATCCCCGGAGCCTCGGCCAGTGCCGGACAGGGTGTGTCCGTCGAGGTCGGCCAGAAGCAGGCGGCCGTGGACCTCCAGATCCTCGTCGAGTACGGCGCGTCCATACCCGACCTGTCCCGCGCGGTCCGCAACAACGTCGTCGACACGGTCGAGCAGATGACCGGCCTGGAGGTCGTCGAGGTCAACATCAACGTCAACGACGTCCACATCCCCGGTGACGACTCGGACAGCGGTGACAAGGGCCGCACCGACCGCGTCGAGTAGAGCGGAGAGCTCCGGGCGGGCGCCGGCGGATCGGGTTTCTACCGATCGTCGGCGTCCTCCTCGTCCTCCCACTCCTCCTCTTCGTCGGCGTCCTCCGCGTCCTCGTCGGCTTCCTCGCCGTCCTCGTCGTATTCCTCGTCCTCGTCGGCTTCCTCGCCGTCCTCGTCGTACTCGGCGTCCTCGTCGTCGTATTCGGCGTCCTCGTCGTTCTCGGCTTCTTCTTCCTCCGCCACGGCGTCCTCGTGGGACACGACCACTTCGCCGTCCCGGATCTCACCGCGCCAGCCCTCGGGCTCATCGTCGGTGAGGGACACGTAGCGCTGGAAGTGCTTGAAGTCCAGGCGCATACGGCGCCCTTGGGCTCGCCACAGATTGCCTGTCTTCTCGAAGAAGCCCGACGGGTAGTACTCCACGACCAGGACGATCCGCGTCAGCGCGGGCGCCAGCTCATGGAAGCTGACCGCGCCCTTGGTGCTCCCCTTGGCACCCTCGGACGTCCACGCGATGCGGTCGTCGGGTATCTGTTCCTGGACCTTCGACTTGAAGCTGCGGTTGGACAGAGCGATCTTGACCTTCCAGTCGCTCTCCACCTCATCACCCGCCGAAACGCTCTGGACACCCTTCATGAAGCCGCCGAACTGGTCGTACTGGGTCCAGAAGTCGTAGGCCGTGCGCAAGGGCACTCCGACATCGAGCACTTCGATGATGTTCATGGACTTGCCGCTCGACTTGCCTTTGCCCTTGCCGCCGCCGAACGCTCCCTTGACCTTATCCATGACGCCCTTCGCCTTCCCGGACACGATTGCCTTGAGAGGAGACTCACCCCCGAGGATTTTCGAGCCGATGGCAGGCAATGACCCGCCGTTCTCGGCCACGTCGGTCAGCTGCCCAGTGACGTCCTTGAGCTTGTCCCCCGCCTTGTCGGCAAGCCGCCCCATCTGAGCATTGGCGTACCCCGACAATTCCTCACGCAGCCGGTCCATGCCCGACGGTTGCGTCCCCGACCCTGCGTCTTCCTTTCCCGTCATGACTGCCTACCTCCGACGCCCGGAACGCGAGGATGTCTTCTTGGCC is a genomic window containing:
- a CDS encoding SRPBCC family protein codes for the protein MTGKEDAGSGTQPSGMDRLREELSGYANAQMGRLADKAGDKLKDVTGQLTDVAENGGSLPAIGSKILGGESPLKAIVSGKAKGVMDKVKGAFGGGKGKGKSSGKSMNIIEVLDVGVPLRTAYDFWTQYDQFGGFMKGVQSVSAGDEVESDWKVKIALSNRSFKSKVQEQIPDDRIAWTSEGAKGSTKGAVSFHELAPALTRIVLVVEYYPSGFFEKTGNLWRAQGRRMRLDFKHFQRYVSLTDDEPEGWRGEIRDGEVVVSHEDAVAEEEEAENDEDAEYDDEDAEYDEDGEEADEDEEYDEDGEEADEDAEDADEEEEWEDEEDADDR
- a CDS encoding Asp23/Gls24 family envelope stress response protein; amino-acid sequence: MKIADHSTFAAGDTGKSTGPTAVSRSQNSEEGQGSTTIADVVVQKIAGIATREVPGVYQLGGGASRAYGAMKGRIPGASASAGQGVSVEVGQKQAAVDLQILVEYGASIPDLSRAVRNNVVDTVEQMTGLEVVEVNINVNDVHIPGDDSDSGDKGRTDRVE